Proteins encoded by one window of Cryptococcus gattii WM276 chromosome K, complete sequence:
- a CDS encoding Hexaprenyldihydroxybenzoate methyltransferase, putative (Similar to TIGR gene model, INSD accession AAW46265.1), protein MNRQQVCRRLYIARSITALPAARIAARSITTASSSTASTNPSTFSTINASEISHFSKLSSQWWSETGEFALLHRMNPVRVEWIRQKVALAPPPDEKWSFETRHMDAQREAARGTGAWLTGLRCLDVGCGGGILSEALARLGATVVSVDASESNIGIATTHASQDPYLAKKMEKGELEYRFSTAEALRDAGEKFDVVCSMEVLEHVDEPGEFMKCLGEMVNPGGHLLLSTISRTPLSQLLTITLAEDILRLVTPGTHTYRKFIKPEELRRFVYSDMGGFETWHRNDDASDIREKEVGETRGIIYDPLKGAWRLWDGVEGGWWKEAGEVCNYMYHAKKRS, encoded by the exons ATGAACAGACAGCAGGTCTGCAGAAGATTATACATCGCACGCTCCATTACAGCACTCCCAGCAGCACGTATCGCAGCACGCTCAATCACAACAGCATCGTCATCAACCGCATCCACTAATCCCTCCACTTTCAGCACCATCAATGCTTCCGAAATCTCCCACTTCTCCAAACTCTCCTCCCAATGGTGGTCAGAAACAGGCGAGTTTGCGCTTTTACATCGTATGAACCCGGTGCGGGTAGAGTGGATCAGACAAAAAGTCGCTCTTGCTCCACCACCGGACGAAAAATGGTCGTTTGAAACTCGTCATATGGATGCGCAGAGAGAAGCCGCCCGAGGTACAGGTGCTTGGCTGACAGGCCTTCGATGCTTGGACGTTGGATGTGGAGGTGGAATTCTCTCAGAGGCTCTGGCAAGATTGGGAGCCACGGTGGTGAGTGTTGATGCGAGTGAAAGCAATATCGGCATCGCAACCACTCATGCAAGCCAAGATCCGTACTTGGCCAAGAAAATGGAAAAGGGAGAGTTGGAGTACCGATTCAGTACTGCTGAGGCTTTAAGGGATGCTGGAGAAAAATTTGATGTTGTGTGCTCCATGGAAGTGCTTGAGCATGTCGATGAGCCTGGAGAGTTCATGAAATGTCTCGGAGAGATGGTTAAT ccTGGCGGACATCTCTTACTTTCTACAATCTCAAGAACTCCCCTTTCTCAACTGCTCACTATCACTCTTGCCGAAGATATCCTCCGCCTTGTGACTCCGGGAACACATACCTACCGTAAATTCATCAAGCCCGAGGAACTCCGACGTTTCGTCTACTCTGATATGGGTGGTTTTGAAACATGGCACAGGAATGATGATGCAAGTGATATCCGGGAGAAGGAAGTTGGAGAGACTCGAGGGATTATCTACGATCCTTTAAAGGGTGCTTGGAGATTGTGGGATGGTGTGGAGGGCGGCTGGTGGAAGGAGGCAGGTGAAGTTTGCAATTACATGTACCAtgcgaagaagaggtcGTAG